The sequence CCATGCTGAAAAGCGAAACCGAACAAATTGGCAAATTATTCGAGCGTACCATGTTAGAAAAATATGGTCCCACCGAATTTAACAACCATTTTATGAGTTTTAATACCATTTGCGATGCCACGCAAGAACGACAAGACGCAATGTTTGATTTAGTCAAAGAAGACTTGTCAGTATTAGTGGTTATTGGTGGATTTAATTCGTCTAATACCACGCATTTACAAGAAATCGGAATTGAACATGGGATTCCCTCTTATCATATTGATGCTGGAAACCGCATTTTAGAGGGCAATAAAATTGAACATAAACCCCTCGGTAAAGATTTAGAAATTGCTGAAAATTGGCTTCCTGAAGGAGAAATCACAGTTGGCATCACTTCGGGTGCATCCACCCCTGACCAAGCAGTTGAGGAAGTGATTCAGAAAATTTTAGAAGCAAAAAGTGCAGCATTAGTGAGTTAACTTAGCCTCAGGATTCAGCAACATTTCACCCTTACCTGAAAGTTCTTGAATACAGCTTCAAGTCTTTTGGGTAACGATTTTTAATTTTCAATTTGACAGTAGGGTGGGTATTGCCCACCTACCATCATTTTGGTAATGCGCCGTTATGAGGAACTTACTCAAACTTGACCATAGCTTTTAAAAGCCTGATAGAGTCTGATGTCCACTTCCTGCTTCCTTTCCATTGGATCTTTCCTAGCAACGTCGGCGTTATCTAGTCCACAGGCTAACACGATGTAACTCACCGCTAAAAATGACTTATTCTTTAACTGTCTTGGTTATCGATCAGTTAAACTTAGCCACCCCACGATTATAGTATTTAATTTGACCAACTAAGTTAAGAAATGGTTAACTTTTAACTTTCTGTTAAAAGCCCTCTGGAATCGAATCAATGATAAAGTGCTAAAGATGAAACGATAAAAATCTGATGTGGAGATAGTTATGGCAGATCAAGACCTATCTAAAATTATGAAACAGGAAGTTGGAAAAGCAGCAGCCGATCGCGTTCAATCCAATTCCATTGTAGGGTTAGGCACCGGTTCCACGACCGCTTATGCCATTCAGTATATCGGAGAACGGTTACAAAAAGGAGAACTCACCAATATTCAAGGGATTCCTACCTCGTTTCAGGCGGAAGTATTATCCAAACAATATGGGATTCCTTTAACCACCTTAGATGCAGTGGATCATATTGATATTGCGATTGATGGGGCGGATGAAGTTGATCCCAATAAGAATTTGATTAAAGGCGGTGGCGCAGCCCATACCCGAGAGAAAGTCGTGGATTCCCTAGCGGATCAGTTTATTGTGGTGGTGGATAGTGGGAAGTTAGTGGAGAAACTGGGTTCTACCTTCCTCTTACCAGTAGAAGTGATTCCCATGGCGATTACGCCCGTGATGAGAAAATTAGCCCAGTTGGGAGGCAAGCCCGAGTTACGGATGGGCGTGAAAAAAGCAGGTCCCGTTGTTACGGATCAAGGAAATTTAGTTATTGATATCAAATTTGATGACATTCCGAATCCGAGGGAGTTAGAAAGAGAAATTAATAATATCCCTGGCGTCTTAGAAAATGGGCTATTTGTCGGTGTTGCGGATGTGGTTTTAGTGGGTGAAGTCAAAGGCGATCAAGCCAGTGTTCGCGAATTTTAACCTATTTTTCTAGATCGGGAACAGAGAAGGAAAAAGGGAGGTTCTCCCTCCCCTAAACCTTTCTCCAATGACAAGATTTAAAGATCGAGTTCAGCAAGCATCATCCCTTCTTCTTCATCTTTTTCTAAGTTAAATCCCATCCGTTCGCAAATCTTTTGCATGGGACGGTTTTCAGGGAGAATGTAGGCAACCATCCGTTCCAGTTGTTCTTCTTTGGCAATGTTGACTAATTGACGTAGAAATTCTGTCCCTAAGCCTTGGCGTTGATAGGAGTCACTAATCAGCATTCCAAATTCAACGGTGCGAGTACCTTTAATTTGACTGAATCGTCCCACACCAAGAATTTCATGATTGCCCTGTTCATCTTCATGATCGGCAACCAGCGCCATTTCCCGATCATAATCAATAAAACAGATGCGAGTGAGGCGGGTATGAGTTACCCGATGGGCTTGGCTAATGAGATGAGCATACCGTAAATAAACACTTTCTTCGGATAAAGTCCCGTGAAACGCACGGACTAACGGTTCATCTTCAGGACGAATCGGGCGGATGGTAACTGGGATTTTGTTGTTCAGTTCCCATTGCGTGATATATTGCGTGGGATAAGGACGAACAGCAAGTTGAGGGCGAACAGTCGTTTCACCACTATGTAAAACCACTCGCGCATCAAGAGCAATACTGCCTCCATCTTCTGCGGTTCGGGCTAAGAGGGGATTAATATCAATTTCTTTAATCTCTGGTTGTTCCACCACCAGTTGACTAAATTGCACTAAAAGCTGTTCGAGGGCTTCTAAGTCAATATTCGAGCGACCTCTGACCCCTTGTAGGGCGCTATAAATGCGGGTTTGTTCCATCATCCGTCGGGCAAGAGTGGTATTGAGAGGAGGCAGCCCAAGGGCGCGATCCTTAAACACTTCCACCAATGATCCCCCTGTGCCAAAGAGTAAGACCGAACCGAACTGGGGATCAAGGCTACTACCTAAAATCAGTTCATAACCATCGAGTTTCACCATCGGTTGCACGGTTACCCCTTGGAAATGTTCACCGGGGACGGCCCCCTGAATGCTGTTATAAGCCGATGTCACTGCGTCTGCATCTTTGAGGTTGAGTTTAACGCCCCCAACATCTGTTTTATGGGTGATGGTTTCAGAAGAGAGTTTTAACACCACAGGATAACCCATCGCTTCGGCTTGGGCGACGGCTTCTTCTGCGCTGGTGGCAAGACGGGTTTCCACCGTGGGAATATGATATGCAGCCAGGAGTTGTTTTGATTCGTATTCGGTGAGCAGGCTGCGTCCTGTGGCTTTAACGTGACTGAGGATCTGTCGGACTTGTGCGCGATCGGGTTCTGTGCCTTCACCGAGAAGGGGGGTTTCATAAATTCCCTCTAAGTTGTAGCTATAACGCCACATCAGGTTAAACACTTGCGCTGCGGTGTCAGGATAAGGAAGCGTGAAGATATTGGCTTCGTTAAGAATTTTTTCTCCCGCTTCGACACTGTTTCCCCCCATCCAACTGGCCAGAAGGGGTTTGCCTTTGAGATTAGAAAACTCACAGAGCGTTTCCGCAATTTTGGTGGGGTTGGTCATCGCTTGCGGGGTGAGAATCACCAGTAAGCCATCGCTGTTGGGATCTTGAGCAACAATTTCGATCGCGCTTTTATAGCGTTCAGGATCGGCATCTCCTAAAATATCAATGGGATTGCCATGACTCCAGTG comes from Halothece sp. PCC 7418 and encodes:
- a CDS encoding bifunctional acetate--CoA ligase family protein/GNAT family N-acetyltransferase, producing the protein MIQAQNRTHDPAHDFLGMRQPLDAIFNPQTVAVIGASEKQGSVGRTLLWNLISNPFGGTVYPVNPKRDSVLGIKAYPNLESIPDAVDLALIATPAPTVSRVVKDCTRKGVKGAIIISAGFKEIGEEGIALEQEIKAEAQAHHLRIIGPNCLGVMNPHHGLNATFGSAMALPGNVGFISQSGALCTSILDWSFRENVGFSAFVSIGSMLDVNWGDLIDYLGDDPHTDSIVIYMESIGDARSFLSAAREVALTKPIIVIKSGRTSAAAKAAASHTGALAGSDDVLDTAFRRCGVLRVDTIDDLFNLSEILAKQPRPRGDRLTILTNAGGPGVLATDALIRNGGKLAQLAPDTIARLNECLPTHWSHGNPIDILGDADPERYKSAIEIVAQDPNSDGLLVILTPQAMTNPTKIAETLCEFSNLKGKPLLASWMGGNSVEAGEKILNEANIFTLPYPDTAAQVFNLMWRYSYNLEGIYETPLLGEGTEPDRAQVRQILSHVKATGRSLLTEYESKQLLAAYHIPTVETRLATSAEEAVAQAEAMGYPVVLKLSSETITHKTDVGGVKLNLKDADAVTSAYNSIQGAVPGEHFQGVTVQPMVKLDGYELILGSSLDPQFGSVLLFGTGGSLVEVFKDRALGLPPLNTTLARRMMEQTRIYSALQGVRGRSNIDLEALEQLLVQFSQLVVEQPEIKEIDINPLLARTAEDGGSIALDARVVLHSGETTVRPQLAVRPYPTQYITQWELNNKIPVTIRPIRPEDEPLVRAFHGTLSEESVYLRYAHLISQAHRVTHTRLTRICFIDYDREMALVADHEDEQGNHEILGVGRFSQIKGTRTVEFGMLISDSYQRQGLGTEFLRQLVNIAKEEQLERMVAYILPENRPMQKICERMGFNLEKDEEEGMMLAELDL
- the rpiA gene encoding ribose-5-phosphate isomerase RpiA, which translates into the protein MADQDLSKIMKQEVGKAAADRVQSNSIVGLGTGSTTAYAIQYIGERLQKGELTNIQGIPTSFQAEVLSKQYGIPLTTLDAVDHIDIAIDGADEVDPNKNLIKGGGAAHTREKVVDSLADQFIVVVDSGKLVEKLGSTFLLPVEVIPMAITPVMRKLAQLGGKPELRMGVKKAGPVVTDQGNLVIDIKFDDIPNPRELEREINNIPGVLENGLFVGVADVVLVGEVKGDQASVREF